Proteins encoded within one genomic window of Arachis ipaensis cultivar K30076 chromosome B08, Araip1.1, whole genome shotgun sequence:
- the LOC107614169 gene encoding pentatricopeptide repeat-containing protein At4g11690-like codes for MCHSYEALVLIQKMVKVPPTKALSLFNSLNHHHTPQSISFILNHLLSSAMLSHAHSLLLRLISGRISSPFFSPSSLMHQLTHTQFIHNSTHTLLCEAIINAYVHSHLPDQALCFLNHMVRNAHFPTSNTFNNLLILLLRSNCFGKAWLLFNEMKGKVAMDVYSFGIMIKGCCEVGDVIKSFRLLALLIRMGFSPNVVLYTTLIDGCCKIGDVHLAKKLFCKMEGLGLVPNQHTYSVLINGFFKHGLQKEAFLMYENMKQRGTVPNVYAYNCIIKEYCKDGNVDKAFKVFDEMREKGVAYGIVTYNILIDGLCRLKKLQEAVKLVDKVYLVGLTPNLVTYNTLINGFCGIGKMDTAVRLFNQSKAIGLSPSLVTYNTLIAGYCKIGNLDRALNMVKEMEERSIAPSEVTYTILIDAFVQLNHMDKAFEIQSLMEKSGLNLDVFTCSILLHGFCMNGNMKEASKLFKSLGELRLEPNSVIYNIMIQGYCKEESSYRALRLLKEMIDNGMVPNLASFCSTIGLLCKEGKWKEAEFLIQKMINSGLEPSVSLYNMIYRTKCEVLLQ; via the coding sequence ATGTGTCATAGTTACGAAGCTCTGGTTCTAATTCAAAAAATGGTGAAAGTGCCTCCAACAAAAGCACTTTCTTTGTTCAATTCTTTAAACCATCACCACACCCCTCAATCTATTTCCTTCATTCTTAACCATCTTCTCTCCTCTGCCATGCTCTCCCATGCCCATTCGCTTCTCCTCCGCCTCATCTCTGGCAGAATCtcctctcctttcttctctccaTCATCACTCATGCACCAACTCACACACACCCAGTTCATTCATAATTCGACACATACTCTTCTCTGCGAGGCAATCATTAATGCCTATGTTCATTCTCACTTGCCTGATCAAGCTCTCTGTTTCCTCAACCACATGGTTCGTAATGCCCATTTTCCCACATCAAACACCTTTAATAACCTTTTGATCTTGCTCCTTAGATCTAATTGTTTTGGTAAAGCATGGCTACTTTTCAATGAAATGAAGGGTAAGGTTGCTATGGATGTCTACAGTTTTGGGATTATGATCAAGGGTTGCTGTGAAGTTGGTGACGTGATCAAGAGTTTTCGGCTTTTGGCTTTGTTGATTCgcatgggtttctctccaaaTGTTGTCTTATACACTACCTTGATTGATGGTTGTTGCAAGATTGGTGATGTTCATTTGGCAAAGAAGTTGTTTTGTAAGATGGAGGGGTTGGGCTTAGTTCCCAATCAGCACACTTATAGTGTATTGATAAACGGGTTCTTCAAGCATGGCCTTCAAAAGGAAGCATTTCTAATGTATGAAAACATGAAGCAGAGAGGAACGGTGCCCAATGTTTATGCTTACAATTGTATCATCAAAGAGTATTGTAAGGATGGGAATGTAGATAAGGCTTTTAAGGTGTTCGATGAAATGCGTGAGAAAGGTGTGGCATATGGTATTGTAACGTATAATATTTTGATTGATGGGTTGTGCAGATTGAAGAAGCTTCAGGAAGCAGTAAAGTTGGTTGATAAAGTGTATCTTGTTGGCTTAACTCCTAATTTAGTTACATATAATACACTAATCAATGGTTTTTGTGGCATTGGAAAGATGGACACTGCTGTTAGATTATTTAATCAATCAAAGGCAATTGGACTATCGCCATCATTGGTGACCTACAATACTTTGATTGCAGGGTATTGTAAGATTGGAAATTTGGATAGAGCTCTTAACATGGTCAAGGAAATGGAGGAGAGAAGCATTGCTCCTTCCGAAGTAACTTATACAATCCTTATTGATGCTTTTGTACAATTAAATCATATGGACAAAGCATTTGAAATACAGTCTTTAATGGAGAAGTCTGGTTTGAATTTAGATGTTTTTACATGTAGTATCCTTTTGCATGGGTTTTGTATGAACGGTAATATGAAAGAAGCATCAAAGCTCTTCAAATCATTGGGTGAGCTGCGCTTGGAACCAAACAGTGTCATTTATAATATCATGATTCAAGGTTATTGCAAAGAAGAAAGCTCTTACAGGGCTCTTAGATTACTCAAAGAAATGATTGACAATGGAATGGTTCCAAATTTGGCTAGCTTTTGTTCAACCATAGGGCTTCTTTGCAAGGAAGGAAAGTGGAAGGAAGCGGAATTTCTCATACAGAAGATGATAAATTCAGGATTGGAGCCCTCAGTTTCTTTGTACAATATGATTTACCGAACCAAATGTGAAGTTCTGTTACAATAG